From the genome of Acidaminococcus sp.:
TACCGTACTTCTTTGTCGTCAATCCATAAACGCAAAAAAACAGCTTCCGTTCCGTCACCCTGCACATCAAGGCGCAGGGTGACGGCAGTGCCCGCAGGTACTGCCCCGAAAGGGAAACGGTAAGCTGTATTGCGTGAATCATGATATAACAGTGTCTTCACGATAGATGTTCCTTATTTCTTTGTGCTTTCAGCGGCTTTTGGAGCCTTGGCACGAGTTGCGGTCTTGCGGGTCGATTTCGTTTTAGCGGCAGAAGCCGACTTTTTGCGGGGAGCCCGCTTATGGACGGTCTTCTTAGCAGCCGCTTTCTTGGCCGGTGCCATCTGAGGTTCGGCTTTCTCAGCGGTGTCTTTCGGAGCAGCAGCCGGTGCAGCCGTCTTCTCTGCGGCTTTCGGTGCAGCGGGTTCTGCTTTTTCTGCTGCCGGAGCCGTTTCTGCTTTAGCAGCAGTTTCCGCAGCCGGTTCAGCCTTCTTTTCGGCCGAAGTCTTTTTCAGAAGAGTTTCATACAGCGCTTCATAAGCCTGAGCCGATTTCGTCCAGCTGTTGTCAGTCATCATAGCGTTCTTCACGAGTTTTTCCCAAAGCTGGTCTTCTTCATAGAATCCGAGGCCCTTCTTGGCCGTGAAGAGCAGTTCATGGGCATTGAAGTTCGTAAACTTCAGGCCGTTACCCTCGCCACTGAACTTATCATAGTTCTGTACCGTATCTTTCAGTCCGCCAATATCGCGAACCACCGGCACCGTACCATATTTCATGGCAATCATCTGGCTGAGGCCGCAGGCTTCATAGCGAGACGGCATGAGGAACATATCCGCGGCGGCATAGACCTTGTGGGCCAGTTCTTCGCTGAAGCGGATATTGACCGAGACCTTGTCCGGATAACGGTTGTCCAGAGCCTGCAGGGCCTGTTCATACTTCTGGTCGCCCGTGCCGACGACGACAAACTGTACATCTTCCTGCATGAGTTCGTCCATGATGAAGGTCACAAGATCCAGTCCCTTGGCTTCCACCAGGCGGGAAATCATGGCAAACATCGGTTTACGGCGGTCCTGGGGCAGACCCAGTTCCTTCTGCAGGGCCTCCTTATCAAGCGGTTTCTGCGTAAAGACGTTAGAAACATCATACTTGTAAGGAATATACGGGTCGGTAGCCGGATTATAGGTGTTTTCATCCATTCCGTTCACGATGCCGCTGAGTTTGCCGGCACACATCCGGACAAACCCATCAAGGCCCTCGCCAAAATAAGGATACCGGATTTCTCCGGCATACGTCGGACTTACGGTCGTGATGTGATCCGCGTAATTCATGCCTGCTTTCAGGAAGTTCACGCAGCCGCTGTTTTCGATACGGCCGTCATCGAACAATTCCATCGGAAGTCCCAGTACATCTGCCACGACCTCGCGGCCGAAGATGCCCTGATATTTAATATTATGAATGGTAAATACACTCTTCATATCCGCATAGAACGGATCCTTCTGATAGACTTCCTTGAGGTAAACGCCGACAAGACCGGTATGCCAGTCATTACTGTGAATAATATCCGGCTTGAAACCGATATGAGGCAGCATTTCCACGATTGCCTTGCTGAAGTAAGCAAAGCGTTCTGCATCATCATAATACCCATAGAGTCCCGAGCGTTTGAAATAATACTCATTGTCAATAAAGTAGACCGGCACGTCGTTTACGACGATTTTCTGAACGCCCAGGTACTGCTTACGCCAAGCCAGATCCACTTCACCGGTATAGACCGTTTCCATCTGGTCATCGTACTTTTCAGCAATCGCCTCATACTTAGGGATTACCAGTGCGGTCTCCACGCCCTGTCTGCGCAGCTGCGCCGGCAGTGCACCCATTACATCGGCCAGCCCTCCCGTTTTGATGAAGGGCGCGGCTTCAGAAGCTGCAAACAACACTTTCATAAAACTCAACCTCACTTTCCTTCATCTGCACAATGCCATTGAGGCCATTGTTGATCATTGGTAGTTTTACAGTGTCTTTAAAAACGTTGATTCATTCGCCTTGCGAAGGAAATGACTGACTCACTTCTCCTTCGCGGCAGCTTGTTTCGGTGCTGCCTTCTTTCGCGCTCCGGTCTTGCGGCGCGTTCCGGTTTTCCGTGCAGCTTTCGTCTTACGGACGACAGCTGCAGATTCTATATGCTCAGCCTTAGATGCGACCGGAGCTTTTTCGGCGTTTTCAGGCTGTAATTGTTTGAGGTAAATCACGGCAAGCGGCGGCAGCGTCAGCACCAGTGACTGCTCACGCCCGTGCATAGCCACGTGCTCACTCTCTATCAGGACTTCTCCGTCTTTCTCAGTGCCCGAGCGAACTCCGCTTCCGCCGAATTCCTTGGCATCACTGTTCCAGACTTCGCGGTACGTACCGGGCTTATCGACACCGATGCGGTAGTCGTAGCGCACGACCGGCGTGAAGTTGCAGACAACAATCGTCCGCTCGTCCGGATTTTTGCCGCGGCGGATAAAGGCGATAACGCTGTTATCCGTGTCATCGCAGCTGATCCATTCGAAGCCCTTCCAGTCATAATCGACTTCATAGAATTCCGGATGGTCCAGATAGTATTGGTTCAGCGCCTTCACATACTGCTGCATCTGCGCATGCATCGGATAATCGAGGAGCAGCCAGTCAAGGCCCTCGGCAAAGCGCCATTCAATGAACTGCCCGAATTCACCGCCCATAAAGAGCAGCTTCTTGCCGGGATGGCTCATCCAATACGCATAGAAGGCACGCAGACCGGCGAACTTTTTCCAGTAATCTCCCGGCATCTTATCGAGCAGCGACTTTTTGCCGTGCACGACTTCGTCGTGAGAAAGCGGAAGGATAAAATTCTCCGAGAACGCGTAATACAGCGAGAACGTAATCAGGTTTTGGTTGTATTTACGATAAACCGGATCCATGGACATGTAACGCAGCATATCGTTCATCCAGCCCATGTTCCATTTGTAGTTGAAGCCCAGTCCGCCATCGCTGACCGGATGGGAAACGAGCGGCCAGGTTGTAGATTCTTCGGCTACCATGAGGGCCTGCGGTTCTTCTGCAAACACAGCCGTATTGAGCTGCTGCAGGAAAGCAACGGCCTCAAGATTTTCGCGGCCGCCGTTCTTATTCGGCTGCCACTCGCCGTCCTTACGCCCGTAGTCGAGGTACAGCATATTGGCCACGGCATCGATGCGCAGACCGTCCATATGGAATTCCCTGAGCCAGAAGAGTGCACTCGAAATCAGGAAACTCCGCACTTCGGAGCGTCCGTAGTCAAAGTTCATCGTATCCCAGTCTTTGTTTTCCGCCAGCATCGGATTACCCGATTCATAAAGCGGCTCCCCGTCAAAATAACGGAGGCCGTGGGCATCGCGGCAGAAGTGACCGGGTACCCAGTCAAGCAGTACGCCGATGCCGTTCTGGTGGCATTTGTCGACAAGATACATCAAATCTTCCGGTGCCCCGTACCGGCTCGTAGCGGCAAAATAGCCCGTTGCCTGATAACCCCAGGAGCCATCGTAGGGATATTCGCACAGCGGCATGAATTCCACATGGGTATAATGCATATCCACCAAATACGGTACGAGTTCATCCGCAAGCTCCCGGTACGTAAGAAGCGTGCCATCCTTATGGCGGCGCCAGGAACCGGCATGAACTTCATAGATGTTCATAGGCCCCGAATAGGAGCTCTTTGCGGCCTTCGCCTTACGCCACTTGCTGTCCTTCCATTTGTAACTCATGGATGCCACAACAGAAGCTGTGTTCGGCCGAACTTCGGCCTGGAACGCGTACGGATCGGCTTTCAGGATGGTTTCTCCTCCTGCCGTCTTGATGGCGTATTTATAGATTGTACCTTCCTTAAGACCCGGAATGAACGTTTTCCAGATACCGTTATCATCGGCGCGCTCCATGGGATTTTTGGAAGCATCCCAGTCGTTAAAATCGCCGACGACACTGACTGCCTGAGCATGCGGTGCCCACACGGCGAAACGAACGCAGGACTTGTGCTGCCACACAGTCTTATGAGCCCCGAACAAACGGTAACTGTTGTAATTCGTTCCGTTATGGAACAGGTACATGCTGTATGTATCTATGGCATTCAGATGCATAACTGTTTCACTCCTTTTACGAATCAGATTTTCACAGGTTTGATATGCCAGATATCTTCGGCATATTTGGTCACCGTGCGGTCACTGGAGAAATATCCCGACTGAGCGATGTTGACCGTGCTGGATTTGAGCCAGTTCATATGGTCAGCATAGCGCCGCAGGACCTCTTCATGAGCCGCGCAGTAGGACTTGAAATCCTTGAGGACGAAGAATTCGTCGTTTCTTGCGAGCAGTGCTTCATAGAGCTGTCCATACATCGGTTCTTCCTTGAGGACGTCCATGATCATGCGGATATCGGCATCATTCCGGTACAAATCCCAGGAAGAATAACCGCCCTCATTGTAGTATTTCTGCACTTCATTTGCCCGCAGGCCAAAGATTACACAGTTCTCATCGCCTACACGGTTATAGATTTCCACGTTGGCTCCGTCCAGCGTACCCAGGGTAATAGCGCCGTTCATCATGAACTTCATATTACCCGTGCCGGAAGCTTCCTTGCCGGCCGTAGAAATCTGTTCACTGACATCGGCTGCCGGGAAAAGACGCTGTCCGAGGGAAACATTGTAGTTTTCAAGGAAGATGACCTTCAGTTTGGCTCTGGCATTCGGTTCCCGGTCGATAAGCCGTGCCACCGTATGGATCAGGCGAATGACAATCTTTGCTTCGCCGTAAGAAGCAGCTGCTTTGCCGCCGAAGATAAACGTCTGCGGCGTTTCGATGAAATTAGGATCATCAAGCAAATGACGATACAAATAGTACACATGAAGGATATTCAAGAGCTGACGCTTGTACATGTGGAACCGCTTGACCTGGATGTCAAACACAGAAAGCGGATCGACCTTGATATCCTTTGTCTTAAAGAGCCATTCGGCCAGTGCATTTTTGCGGCCCTGCTTCACAAGACCCAGCTTTTCAAGAAAGACCGGATCATCACGGAAATCCATCAATTCTTCCAAGCGGGACGGTTTTTTGATCCAGCTGGAGCCAATGGCATCCGAAATCAGGGAAGCCAGCGGCGGGTTCGATTCAAGGAGCCAGCGGCGGTGTGTAACCCCGTTCGTTTTATTACTGAAGCGCTCCGGATAGATTTCATAGAACTGCTTCAGCGTGCTTGTTTCAAGAATCTTTGTATGCAGTTTGGCCACGCCGTTCACACTATGGCTGCCGATAACAGCGAGGTTAGCCATGCGAACCTGTCCGCCCCACAAAATGGCTACAGAGGCCGCTTTGTCCTCGCGATTCGGAAACTTCTCACGGTATTTTTCAAGGAAGCGACGGTTCAGCTCATCCAGGATGAGATAGATTCGCGGCAGCAGCGGCTGAAACATCGAAATCGGCCACTGTTCGAGAGCTTCCGGCATGACTGTATGGTTTGTATACGCCACAGAATTTTTGGTAATGGTCCAGGCTTCATCCCAGGAAAGGCCTTCCTCATCCATCAGGATACGCATCAGTTCCGGAATGACCAGAGCCGGATGTGTATCGTTGATGTGAATGGCATTGTATTTGTCAAATTCGCGGGGATCTCCGTGATGACTCTTAAAGTGCCGCATGATGCTCTGCACGCCTGCGGAAACGAGGAAATATTCCTGCAAAAGGCGCAGTCTGCGTCCCTCTATAGTAGAATCATCCGGATACAGGAACCGGGAAATCTGCTGCGTCACATCCTTGTAACGAAGGGCACGGCGGTAATCGCCATAGCGCAGCTGACTGTAGATACCTTCTGTCGTATACTCGGCTTTCCAGAGACGCAGGTTGTTGACCGTATGGTTGTGATACCCCGGAACGGGTACGTCATAGGGAACAGCCCGTACGGAATCAAACTTTTCATAGATGCATTCCAGATTGCCATCGCGGCCCGGGCGCATATACGCATTGCCGCCAAAGCGGACATAGACCGCCTTGTCGGAGCGCTTGGTTTCCCAAGGGAAACCGTCACGCAGCCAGGCATCCGGCAGTTCTACCTGCTGGCCGTCGATGATACGCTGGTCGAACAGGCCGTACTGATAGCGGATGCTGCAGCCGTTCCCCGGGAGCTGCAGCGCAGCCATGGAATCGATGAAGCAGGCGGCAAGGCGGCCCAGGCCACCGTTGCCAAGCCCCGGGTCGGTTTCCATCGGCATGATTTCATCAAGGTCAAACCCCAGATCCTTCAGGGCACTGCGGGCCAGATCTTCCATGCCGCAGTTCAATAAATTGGCGTCCAGAAGACGCCCCAGCAGGAACTCGATGCAGAAGTAATAGACCTGACGCGTACCTTCGG
Proteins encoded in this window:
- the glgA gene encoding glycogen synthase GlgA, which translates into the protein MKVLFAASEAAPFIKTGGLADVMGALPAQLRRQGVETALVIPKYEAIAEKYDDQMETVYTGEVDLAWRKQYLGVQKIVVNDVPVYFIDNEYYFKRSGLYGYYDDAERFAYFSKAIVEMLPHIGFKPDIIHSNDWHTGLVGVYLKEVYQKDPFYADMKSVFTIHNIKYQGIFGREVVADVLGLPMELFDDGRIENSGCVNFLKAGMNYADHITTVSPTYAGEIRYPYFGEGLDGFVRMCAGKLSGIVNGMDENTYNPATDPYIPYKYDVSNVFTQKPLDKEALQKELGLPQDRRKPMFAMISRLVEAKGLDLVTFIMDELMQEDVQFVVVGTGDQKYEQALQALDNRYPDKVSVNIRFSEELAHKVYAAADMFLMPSRYEACGLSQMIAMKYGTVPVVRDIGGLKDTVQNYDKFSGEGNGLKFTNFNAHELLFTAKKGLGFYEEDQLWEKLVKNAMMTDNSWTKSAQAYEALYETLLKKTSAEKKAEPAAETAAKAETAPAAEKAEPAAPKAAEKTAAPAAAPKDTAEKAEPQMAPAKKAAAKKTVHKRAPRKKSASAAKTKSTRKTATRAKAPKAAESTKK
- the glgB gene encoding 1,4-alpha-glucan branching protein GlgB; amino-acid sequence: MHLNAIDTYSMYLFHNGTNYNSYRLFGAHKTVWQHKSCVRFAVWAPHAQAVSVVGDFNDWDASKNPMERADDNGIWKTFIPGLKEGTIYKYAIKTAGGETILKADPYAFQAEVRPNTASVVASMSYKWKDSKWRKAKAAKSSYSGPMNIYEVHAGSWRRHKDGTLLTYRELADELVPYLVDMHYTHVEFMPLCEYPYDGSWGYQATGYFAATSRYGAPEDLMYLVDKCHQNGIGVLLDWVPGHFCRDAHGLRYFDGEPLYESGNPMLAENKDWDTMNFDYGRSEVRSFLISSALFWLREFHMDGLRIDAVANMLYLDYGRKDGEWQPNKNGGRENLEAVAFLQQLNTAVFAEEPQALMVAEESTTWPLVSHPVSDGGLGFNYKWNMGWMNDMLRYMSMDPVYRKYNQNLITFSLYYAFSENFILPLSHDEVVHGKKSLLDKMPGDYWKKFAGLRAFYAYWMSHPGKKLLFMGGEFGQFIEWRFAEGLDWLLLDYPMHAQMQQYVKALNQYYLDHPEFYEVDYDWKGFEWISCDDTDNSVIAFIRRGKNPDERTIVVCNFTPVVRYDYRIGVDKPGTYREVWNSDAKEFGGSGVRSGTEKDGEVLIESEHVAMHGREQSLVLTLPPLAVIYLKQLQPENAEKAPVASKAEHIESAAVVRKTKAARKTGTRRKTGARKKAAPKQAAAKEK
- a CDS encoding glycogen/starch/alpha-glucan phosphorylase; protein product: MSVFFGWKVGFITKKWKSKREFKTLFIQKAKVLFDKEVKELDKKDVYIVLANMLKDLMFDDWMATERRYDAEGTRQVYYFCIEFLLGRLLDANLLNCGMEDLARSALKDLGFDLDEIMPMETDPGLGNGGLGRLAACFIDSMAALQLPGNGCSIRYQYGLFDQRIIDGQQVELPDAWLRDGFPWETKRSDKAVYVRFGGNAYMRPGRDGNLECIYEKFDSVRAVPYDVPVPGYHNHTVNNLRLWKAEYTTEGIYSQLRYGDYRRALRYKDVTQQISRFLYPDDSTIEGRRLRLLQEYFLVSAGVQSIMRHFKSHHGDPREFDKYNAIHINDTHPALVIPELMRILMDEEGLSWDEAWTITKNSVAYTNHTVMPEALEQWPISMFQPLLPRIYLILDELNRRFLEKYREKFPNREDKAASVAILWGGQVRMANLAVIGSHSVNGVAKLHTKILETSTLKQFYEIYPERFSNKTNGVTHRRWLLESNPPLASLISDAIGSSWIKKPSRLEELMDFRDDPVFLEKLGLVKQGRKNALAEWLFKTKDIKVDPLSVFDIQVKRFHMYKRQLLNILHVYYLYRHLLDDPNFIETPQTFIFGGKAAASYGEAKIVIRLIHTVARLIDREPNARAKLKVIFLENYNVSLGQRLFPAADVSEQISTAGKEASGTGNMKFMMNGAITLGTLDGANVEIYNRVGDENCVIFGLRANEVQKYYNEGGYSSWDLYRNDADIRMIMDVLKEEPMYGQLYEALLARNDEFFVLKDFKSYCAAHEEVLRRYADHMNWLKSSTVNIAQSGYFSSDRTVTKYAEDIWHIKPVKI